The Sphaerospermopsis torques-reginae ITEP-024 genome has a window encoding:
- a CDS encoding YihY/virulence factor BrkB family protein, with the protein MLKHRWIRFFLHLNWRTLKKTFARTIERRLLGLASEIAFNAMLSLFPAILAVLTAIGLFAESLRNTFIQLTVQLSQVVPQEAWTLISDFATQEIAESKNSELFSFSFAIALWTASGAVSTAMTAFDQIEQISPENTRPFWKAKLISLGLTIGTILLLLLASFIVFISDLLLSMLVRGNGYLVFLLHIWQLLIWPLSLVIVAATFSLVYRYGPSVWKPATPLMPGAVLAAIFWALVSALFRLYVTNFGNYNKVYGTVGTFIVLMLWLWMSAFVLLVGNQLNVIVGESMTVKTGNKEGK; encoded by the coding sequence ATGCTCAAGCATCGCTGGATCAGGTTCTTTCTTCACCTCAATTGGCGTACACTGAAAAAAACATTTGCCAGAACTATAGAAAGAAGACTTTTAGGACTGGCTTCAGAAATCGCTTTTAATGCTATGTTATCCTTGTTTCCAGCAATTCTAGCTGTGCTTACAGCCATTGGTTTGTTTGCAGAATCTTTGCGAAATACTTTTATTCAACTCACAGTGCAACTTAGTCAGGTTGTACCCCAAGAAGCATGGACTTTAATTAGTGATTTTGCTACACAAGAAATTGCTGAATCTAAAAATTCTGAGTTATTTTCTTTCAGTTTTGCGATCGCTCTTTGGACAGCTTCTGGTGCAGTTAGTACCGCTATGACTGCTTTTGATCAAATAGAACAAATTTCCCCAGAAAATACCCGCCCCTTTTGGAAAGCTAAACTCATTTCTTTAGGCTTAACAATTGGTACTATATTACTTTTACTGCTGGCTTCTTTTATAGTATTTATTAGTGATTTACTTTTGAGTATGTTGGTGCGTGGTAATGGTTATTTGGTATTCTTGTTGCATATTTGGCAACTGTTAATTTGGCCTTTATCCTTGGTGATTGTTGCTGCTACATTTAGCTTAGTCTATCGTTATGGACCAAGTGTGTGGAAACCAGCTACACCATTAATGCCAGGAGCAGTTTTAGCAGCTATATTTTGGGCGCTAGTTTCGGCATTATTTCGCCTTTATGTTACCAACTTTGGAAATTATAATAAAGTTTATGGTACAGTGGGAACTTTTATAGTATTAATGTTATGGTTGTGGATGAGCGCCTTTGTTCTCCTGGTTGGCAACCAATTAAATGTAATTGTTGGTGAATCTATGACAGTGAAAACAGGAAACAAGGAAGGTAAATAA
- a CDS encoding DUF4112 domain-containing protein, which yields MSNSHNKIYIESDGYAPRLKRLQQISKLLDNAITIPGTPVGIGLDPILGLIPVGGDVLGLMFSLYIIIESAKLGISKATLGRMIVNIIIDALVGAIPMLGDLFDFAWRANNYNLILLEDYLKSPGEKKKADQGFIITIFAGLFVLGIVLIALPVILIGMIWKVLNGG from the coding sequence ATGTCTAACTCTCACAATAAAATTTACATTGAATCTGATGGTTATGCACCGAGATTAAAACGTTTACAACAAATTAGTAAACTGTTAGATAATGCTATTACCATTCCTGGAACTCCAGTAGGTATTGGTTTAGATCCAATTTTGGGATTAATACCTGTTGGTGGTGATGTTTTGGGATTGATGTTTTCTCTTTATATTATCATTGAATCGGCAAAGTTAGGTATATCAAAAGCAACATTAGGTAGAATGATAGTTAATATTATCATTGATGCTTTAGTCGGTGCTATACCGATGTTGGGAGATTTATTTGATTTTGCCTGGAGAGCAAATAATTACAACCTGATTTTATTGGAAGATTACTTAAAATCTCCTGGTGAAAAAAAGAAGGCTGATCAAGGTTTTATCATTACTATTTTTGCAGGTTTGTTTGTACTTGGTATTGTTTTAATTGCATTACCTGTGATATTAATAGGCATGATTTGGAAAGTTTTAAATGGGGGGTAA
- a CDS encoding alpha/beta fold hydrolase, producing the protein MKNWWQFHFPQGQQNIIITDAYGYPIKIAYGEKGTGKPLILLHGLGSWSYNWRYSIEPLSQYFRVICFDAKGYGFSEKPIYRREKSGHQIIELERLIQSLCDEPPVIVAESLGALVSLALAAKNPQLIGRLVVMNAPIFTETLPHWAMGLLAQTPLEIIHTIDFLRLAYVFAPLVREVMGMERRKVLFNPSILTEEDVYWITYPFIEIPGTLVKVAEELQIAAREIENLQAKKPNMLTEIQNSLSAIECPTLILWGDQDSWFPVSHGEKLHHYIPHSQLKIIENCYHDASTGASDVVNREIMKFLQDTNFCSTVI; encoded by the coding sequence ATGAAAAACTGGTGGCAATTTCATTTTCCTCAAGGTCAACAAAATATAATTATTACTGATGCGTATGGCTATCCTATCAAAATTGCTTATGGCGAAAAAGGTACAGGTAAACCATTAATTTTATTACATGGTTTGGGGAGTTGGAGTTATAATTGGCGATATAGTATTGAACCATTATCTCAATATTTTCGGGTAATTTGTTTTGATGCTAAAGGTTATGGTTTTTCGGAAAAACCTATTTACCGTAGAGAAAAAAGTGGTCATCAAATAATTGAATTAGAACGTTTGATTCAATCTTTATGTGATGAACCTCCTGTCATTGTCGCTGAATCTTTAGGTGCGTTAGTTTCTTTAGCCTTAGCGGCTAAAAATCCTCAATTAATTGGGCGTTTAGTAGTTATGAATGCGCCCATTTTTACCGAAACCTTGCCTCATTGGGCAATGGGTTTATTAGCACAAACACCATTAGAAATTATCCACACAATTGATTTTTTACGTCTTGCTTATGTGTTTGCACCTTTAGTTAGGGAAGTCATGGGTATGGAAAGAAGAAAAGTGTTATTTAATCCTTCTATTCTCACAGAGGAAGATGTTTATTGGATAACTTATCCTTTTATTGAAATTCCAGGAACTTTAGTGAAAGTTGCGGAAGAATTACAAATAGCAGCTAGAGAAATTGAGAATTTACAAGCTAAAAAACCAAATATGTTAACTGAAATTCAAAATAGTCTCAGTGCTATTGAATGTCCAACTTTAATTTTATGGGGTGATCAAGATAGTTGGTTTCCTGTTAGTCACGGTGAAAAATTACATCATTATATTCCTCATTCACAGTTGAAAATTATAGAAAATTGTTATCATGACGCATCCACTGGCGCTAGTGATGTAGTGAATAGAGAAATTATGAAATTTTTGCAGGATACTAATTTCTGTTCAACTGTAATTTAA
- a CDS encoding D-alanine--D-alanine ligase family protein: MSKLRVGLLFGGRSGEHEVSIVSARAIANALSAEANSQKYEIVPFYIQKNGVWQGGETAQQVLKSGVATENPAITPNLWQFPAETAEIDLWFPILHGPNGEDGTIQGLLTLIQVPFVGSGVLGSATGMDKIAMKTAFAQAGLPQVKYKAITRAQIWSNPCIFPKLCDEIEATLGYPCFVKPANLGSSVGIAKVRSRQELETALDNAATYDRRIIVEAGVVAREVECAVLGNDNPKASVIGEITFDSDFYDYETKYTEGKADLLIPAPLPETVVQQIQEMALQAFAAVDGAGLARVDFFYVEATGEILINEINTLPGFTSTSMYPQLWANTGISFTELVDQLIQLAIERHK, encoded by the coding sequence ATGTCTAAACTGCGGGTGGGGTTGCTGTTTGGTGGACGTTCTGGAGAACATGAAGTATCAATAGTTTCTGCAAGGGCGATCGCAAATGCTTTGAGTGCAGAAGCAAATAGTCAGAAATATGAAATTGTGCCTTTTTACATCCAAAAAAATGGTGTTTGGCAAGGGGGAGAAACTGCACAACAAGTTTTAAAATCTGGTGTAGCCACAGAAAATCCCGCCATAACCCCTAATTTATGGCAATTTCCTGCAGAAACAGCAGAAATTGATTTGTGGTTTCCCATACTCCACGGACCCAATGGCGAAGATGGAACAATTCAAGGTTTACTAACATTAATACAAGTTCCCTTTGTTGGTTCTGGGGTGTTAGGTTCAGCCACCGGCATGGATAAAATCGCTATGAAAACCGCTTTTGCCCAAGCAGGTTTACCCCAGGTAAAATACAAAGCAATAACGAGGGCGCAAATTTGGTCAAATCCTTGTATATTTCCTAAATTGTGTGATGAAATAGAAGCAACATTAGGCTATCCTTGTTTTGTCAAACCTGCTAATCTGGGTTCATCCGTAGGAATAGCCAAAGTGCGATCGCGTCAAGAATTAGAAACAGCTTTAGATAACGCTGCAACCTATGACAGACGCATCATAGTCGAAGCCGGAGTAGTTGCCAGAGAAGTAGAATGTGCTGTTTTAGGCAACGACAACCCCAAAGCCTCCGTTATTGGTGAAATTACCTTTGATAGCGATTTTTACGATTACGAAACTAAGTATACTGAGGGTAAAGCAGATTTATTAATACCTGCTCCTTTACCAGAAACAGTAGTTCAACAAATTCAAGAAATGGCATTACAAGCCTTTGCAGCCGTTGATGGTGCGGGTTTAGCGCGGGTAGACTTTTTCTATGTAGAAGCGACTGGAGAAATTTTGATTAACGAAATTAACACCTTACCAGGGTTTACATCTACAAGTATGTATCCGCAACTTTGGGCAAATACTGGTATTTCTTTTACAGAATTAGTAGATCAATTAATTCAACTTGCCATTGAAAGACATAAGTAG
- a CDS encoding alpha-hydroxy-acid oxidizing protein, with translation MIWGLAVAGETGVAEIINLLKEELSTAMALSGCARLEDIDSSLVICR, from the coding sequence GTGATATGGGGATTAGCGGTAGCTGGAGAAACGGGAGTAGCGGAGATTATCAACCTACTCAAAGAGGAACTAAGCACAGCAATGGCTCTCAGTGGTTGTGCTAGACTAGAGGATATTGATTCTAGTTTGGTGATTTGTCGTTAG
- a CDS encoding glycosyltransferase, translating to MVEILAGLMVLSLTIWLFLLLLWGQFWRVDQQLKTTTNNLKSLPTVCVIVPARNEADVIPVSLRSLLLQDYPGNFHVFLVDDHSTDGTANFAQGVAYAVDKLEQLHIIYSADLPNGWTGKLWAMEQGVQKANQLQPDYLLLTDADIEHDMGNLRRLVAKAETENLDLVSLMVKLRCESFWEQLLIPAFVFFFQKLYPFRWVNNPKKSTAAAAGGCILIRRETLEKIGGLQIIRQALIDDCSLAKAVKSHQGKIWLGLSSLTYSLRPYDSLETIWNMVARSAYTQLNYSPLLLVGSVLGMFIVYMLPILGIILGLIIGNLLIIITGLLISLLMAFAYFPMIAFYKCPLWLAFCLPIIAFLYTLMTLDSAKRHWQGKGGAWKGRVYQN from the coding sequence ATGGTAGAAATTTTAGCGGGTTTGATGGTTTTATCTTTAACAATTTGGTTATTTTTATTGTTATTGTGGGGACAGTTTTGGCGAGTAGATCAACAGTTAAAAACCACAACCAATAATTTAAAATCCTTACCTACGGTGTGTGTAATAGTTCCAGCTAGGAATGAAGCTGATGTGATTCCTGTGAGTTTGCGATCGCTCCTTTTACAAGACTATCCTGGTAATTTTCATGTATTTTTAGTAGATGATCACAGTACCGATGGTACAGCCAATTTTGCCCAAGGAGTAGCTTACGCAGTTGATAAACTCGAACAATTACATATTATTTATAGTGCAGATTTACCTAATGGTTGGACTGGTAAACTGTGGGCGATGGAACAAGGTGTACAAAAAGCCAATCAATTACAACCCGACTATTTATTATTAACAGATGCTGATATAGAACATGATATGGGTAATTTACGGCGATTAGTTGCCAAAGCAGAAACAGAGAATTTAGATTTAGTATCTCTCATGGTAAAACTGCGGTGTGAAAGTTTTTGGGAACAATTATTAATACCTGCCTTTGTCTTTTTCTTTCAAAAACTTTACCCGTTTCGTTGGGTAAATAATCCGAAAAAATCAACTGCTGCTGCTGCTGGTGGTTGTATTTTAATTCGTAGAGAAACCCTAGAAAAAATAGGCGGACTACAAATAATTCGTCAAGCATTAATTGATGACTGTTCTTTAGCCAAAGCCGTGAAATCTCATCAAGGGAAAATTTGGTTAGGACTAAGTTCTTTAACTTATAGTTTACGTCCTTATGATTCCCTAGAAACTATCTGGAATATGGTAGCTCGTAGCGCCTACACACAACTAAATTATTCTCCTTTGTTGTTAGTGGGAAGTGTGTTAGGAATGTTTATAGTTTATATGCTGCCAATTTTAGGAATTATCTTAGGTTTAATCATAGGAAATTTACTAATTATCATCACAGGTTTACTCATATCGCTATTAATGGCATTCGCATATTTTCCCATGATCGCCTTTTATAAATGTCCCCTTTGGTTAGCTTTCTGTTTACCTATCATTGCCTTTTTATATACTTTAATGACATTAGATTCTGCTAAACGACATTGGCAAGGAAAAGGAGGTGCTTGGAAAGGTAGAGTTTATCAAAATTAG
- the shc gene encoding squalene--hopene cyclase, with translation MQTQDRVKVKEITEAIAASQQHLLSIQKPDGYWWAELESNVTITAEAVLLHKIWGTDKTRPLHKVKNYLRSQQKEHGGWELFYGDGGELSTTVEAYMALRLLGVPATDPALIKAKSLILQKGGISKTRIFTKLHLALIGCYNWRGLPSLPPWVMLLPENFPFNIYELSSWARSSTVPLLIVFDQKPVFEIDSPINLNELYTEGVNNVKWELPKNNDWSDIFTILDDGFKLAESLNFVPFREEGIKAAEKWILDRQEATGDWGGIIPAMLNSLLALKCLDYDANDPIVYRGLKAVDNFAIETENNYCVQPCVSPVWDTAWAIRALIDSGFEADYPVIVKAGQWLIDKQILDYGDWFVKNKQGKPGAWAFEFDNRFYPDVDDSAVVVMALHQAKLPHENLKKQAIKRALNWIASMQCQPGGWAAFDIDNNQEWLNAIPYGDLKAMIDPNTADVTARVIEMLGACNLSIPADKLEKALNYLLNEQETEGCWFGRWGVNYIYGTSGVLSALALINPQKYRSEIERGAAWLVKVQNADGGWGETCFSYNDPSLKGKGDSTASQTAWAIIGLIAAGEATGKFDFQSLEKGVNYLLETQSSDGTWDESYFTGTGFPCHFYLKYHLYQQYFPLIALGRYSRI, from the coding sequence ATGCAAACACAAGACAGGGTAAAAGTCAAGGAAATTACAGAAGCGATCGCCGCTAGTCAACAACATCTGCTGTCAATTCAAAAACCTGATGGTTACTGGTGGGCGGAATTAGAATCAAATGTTACCATCACTGCGGAAGCTGTACTGTTACATAAAATTTGGGGAACAGATAAAACTCGACCTTTGCATAAAGTTAAAAACTATTTGCGATCGCAACAAAAAGAGCATGGTGGATGGGAACTATTTTATGGTGATGGGGGAGAACTTAGCACCACTGTAGAAGCTTACATGGCCTTGCGTTTGTTAGGTGTACCTGCAACAGATCCAGCACTAATAAAAGCTAAATCTTTAATTCTCCAAAAAGGTGGAATTAGCAAAACCCGCATTTTTACTAAATTACATTTAGCATTAATTGGTTGTTATAATTGGCGTGGACTGCCATCATTACCACCTTGGGTAATGCTATTACCTGAAAATTTTCCCTTCAATATTTATGAACTTTCTAGCTGGGCGCGTTCTAGCACCGTGCCATTATTAATAGTCTTTGATCAGAAACCTGTCTTTGAAATTGACAGCCCCATCAACCTAAATGAATTATATACCGAAGGTGTGAATAATGTCAAATGGGAATTACCGAAAAATAATGATTGGTCTGATATATTTACCATTTTGGATGATGGGTTTAAATTAGCAGAAAGTTTAAATTTTGTACCTTTTCGAGAAGAAGGAATCAAAGCCGCTGAAAAATGGATTTTAGACAGACAAGAAGCTACAGGTGATTGGGGGGGAATTATTCCCGCAATGTTAAATTCTTTGTTAGCTTTAAAATGTCTAGATTACGATGCTAACGATCCAATTGTCTACCGTGGTTTAAAAGCAGTTGATAATTTCGCTATTGAAACAGAAAATAATTACTGCGTTCAACCTTGTGTTTCTCCTGTATGGGATACAGCGTGGGCAATTCGCGCCTTAATTGATTCAGGTTTTGAGGCAGATTATCCAGTAATTGTAAAAGCTGGACAATGGTTAATAGACAAACAAATACTTGATTATGGTGATTGGTTCGTCAAAAATAAACAAGGAAAACCCGGTGCTTGGGCGTTTGAATTTGATAACCGCTTTTATCCCGATGTGGATGATTCCGCTGTAGTTGTCATGGCTTTACATCAGGCAAAATTACCCCATGAAAACCTGAAAAAACAAGCTATAAAAAGGGCTTTAAATTGGATAGCTTCAATGCAGTGTCAACCGGGAGGATGGGCAGCTTTTGATATTGATAATAATCAAGAATGGCTCAATGCTATTCCCTATGGTGATTTAAAAGCCATGATAGATCCAAATACCGCCGATGTCACCGCTAGAGTAATAGAAATGTTGGGCGCTTGTAACTTATCAATTCCCGCAGATAAGTTAGAAAAAGCGTTGAATTATCTTCTCAATGAACAAGAAACAGAAGGTTGTTGGTTTGGACGTTGGGGAGTAAATTATATTTATGGAACTAGCGGAGTTTTATCAGCGTTAGCATTAATAAACCCCCAAAAATATCGCAGTGAAATAGAACGAGGTGCAGCTTGGTTAGTGAAAGTGCAAAACGCTGATGGTGGTTGGGGTGAAACTTGTTTTAGTTACAATGATCCGAGTTTAAAAGGTAAAGGAGACAGTACCGCATCTCAAACAGCTTGGGCGATAATTGGGTTAATAGCAGCGGGTGAAGCTACCGGAAAATTTGATTTTCAGAGTCTTGAAAAAGGGGTTAATTATTTGTTAGAAACTCAAAGTTCAGATGGTACTTGGGATGAATCTTACTTTACAGGCACAGGTTTTCCTTGTCATTTTTATCTCAAGTATCACCTTTATCAACAGTATTTTCCCTTAATTGCTTTGGGAAGATACAGCAGAATTTAG
- the gvpA gene encoding gas vesicle structural protein GvpA codes for MAVEKTNSSSSLAEVIDRILDKGIVVDAWVRVSLVGIELLAVEARIVIASVETYLKYAEAVGLTQSAAVPA; via the coding sequence ATGGCAGTTGAAAAAACTAATTCTTCCTCCAGCTTGGCAGAAGTTATTGATAGAATCCTAGACAAAGGTATCGTTGTAGATGCTTGGGTTCGTGTTTCCTTAGTTGGTATTGAATTACTAGCAGTAGAAGCTAGAATCGTGATTGCATCTGTAGAAACCTACCTGAAATATGCAGAAGCTGTAGGTTTGACCCAATCTGCTGCGGTACCTGCTTAA
- the gvpC gene encoding gas vesicle protein GvpC, with amino-acid sequence MAALMERIRQGNNSIFEEVNLFLSETKSNRFTQAKKQAEELRQFQQQLKQTTDEFLTNAAKERIAQTNQQAKELDEFYQQLKQATDEFLANAAKKRIAQTNQQAKELDEFYQQLKKTTDEFLANAAKERIAKAEAQAKELSDFHQQLEQTTDEFLANTAKERIAKAEAQAKELSDFHQQLEQTTDKFLANTTKERIAKAEAQKQYLRQFRQDLFASVIGNSRHN; translated from the coding sequence ATGGCGGCTTTAATGGAAAGAATCCGGCAGGGGAATAACTCAATATTTGAGGAAGTGAATTTATTCCTGTCTGAGACAAAAAGCAATCGGTTTACTCAAGCAAAAAAACAAGCGGAAGAACTGCGTCAATTCCAGCAGCAACTCAAGCAAACAACCGATGAGTTTTTGACAAATGCTGCTAAAGAACGCATTGCTCAAACTAACCAGCAAGCAAAAGAGTTGGACGAGTTCTATCAGCAACTCAAGCAAGCAACCGATGAGTTTTTAGCAAATGCTGCCAAAAAGCGCATTGCTCAAACTAACCAGCAAGCAAAAGAGTTGGATGAGTTCTATCAGCAACTCAAGAAAACCACCGATGAGTTTTTAGCAAATGCTGCTAAAGAACGTATTGCTAAAGCTGAGGCACAAGCGAAAGAGTTGAGTGATTTCCATCAGCAACTTGAGCAAACCACCGATGAATTTTTAGCAAATACGGCTAAAGAACGTATTGCTAAAGCTGAGGCACAAGCGAAAGAGTTGAGTGATTTCCATCAGCAACTTGAGCAAACCACCGATAAATTTTTAGCAAATACGACTAAAGAACGTATTGCTAAAGCTGAGGCACAAAAGCAGTATCTGCGTCAATTCCGTCAGGATTTATTTGCGAGTGTTATTGGCAATTCCCGTCATAATTAA
- the gvpN gene encoding gas vesicle protein GvpN: protein MTIMNMNQKRAVLRVRPGQFVVTPAIEKVASRALLYLKSGFPIHLRGPAGTGKTTLALHLAHCLDRPVMLLFGDDEFKSSDLIGSESGYTHKKLLDNYIHSVVKIEDEFRQNWVDSRLTLACREGFTLVYDEFNRSRPEVNNVLLSALEEKIISLPPSSNQPEYLNVNPQFRVIFTSNPEEYCGVHSTQDALMDRLVTINMPEPDELTQTEILIQKTNLDRESAYFIVHLVKSFRQATGAEKTSGLRSCLMIGKVCADNGIVATAENENFRDIAMDILFNRTNLSISECTSILVDLLNQTSTSVAQALEIMNVDEEFHNGNSLNEVSQPNTDLENLENIVPFEKEVYHYLTEHKSEGINGLQKALNLDKNVIFNALHSLKQKSLVNKVNGLYTIQELNHS, encoded by the coding sequence ATGACTATCATGAATATGAATCAGAAAAGAGCAGTTCTTCGAGTTCGCCCAGGGCAGTTTGTGGTGACACCTGCTATTGAAAAAGTAGCATCTCGGGCTTTACTTTATCTCAAGTCAGGTTTTCCTATTCACTTACGGGGTCCAGCTGGAACAGGTAAAACTACTTTAGCTCTGCATTTGGCTCATTGTTTAGACAGGCCAGTAATGTTATTGTTTGGAGATGACGAATTTAAGAGTTCAGATTTGATTGGAAGTGAATCAGGATACACTCACAAAAAGTTACTCGATAATTATATTCACAGTGTTGTAAAAATCGAAGACGAATTCAGACAGAATTGGGTAGATTCTCGACTAACTTTAGCTTGTCGGGAAGGATTTACATTGGTATATGATGAATTTAATCGTTCACGTCCTGAAGTTAATAACGTTTTGCTTTCAGCCTTAGAAGAAAAAATTATCAGTCTTCCCCCTAGTAGTAATCAACCAGAATATTTAAATGTTAATCCCCAGTTTCGGGTAATTTTTACCTCTAATCCAGAAGAGTATTGCGGCGTTCACTCTACACAAGATGCTTTAATGGATAGACTGGTAACTATTAATATGCCAGAACCAGACGAGTTGACTCAAACTGAGATATTAATTCAGAAAACGAATCTAGATAGAGAATCTGCTTATTTTATCGTGCATTTAGTTAAATCATTTCGTCAGGCTACAGGGGCTGAAAAAACTTCCGGCTTGCGGTCTTGTTTAATGATTGGTAAAGTTTGTGCAGATAACGGTATTGTAGCAACAGCAGAAAATGAGAATTTTCGGGATATTGCTATGGATATTTTATTCAACCGCACAAATTTATCTATCAGCGAGTGTACATCTATTTTGGTAGATTTGCTGAATCAGACTTCTACAAGCGTAGCCCAGGCTTTAGAGATTATGAATGTAGATGAGGAGTTTCATAACGGTAATTCTCTAAATGAAGTTTCCCAGCCTAACACTGATTTAGAAAATTTAGAAAATATAGTTCCTTTTGAGAAGGAAGTTTATCATTACTTAACTGAGCATAAAAGTGAAGGAATAAATGGACTGCAAAAAGCTTTGAATCTAGACAAGAATGTAATATTCAATGCTCTTCATTCTTTAAAGCAAAAGTCTTTGGTTAACAAAGTTAATGGTCTTTATACTATTCAAGAGTTGAATCACTCGTGA
- a CDS encoding gas vesicle protein: protein MTSTPILPTRQTNPSRTITTSTQGSTLADILERVLDKGIVIAGDISVSIASTELLHIRIRLLISSVDKAKEMGINWWENDPYLSTKAQSLVEENQRLQQRLESLEAQMNVMKSAIEEGQLTLANTEASFEEEKQKVIPLSIDNTIEEEEESVIEEEQLTLANTENISGEIEQESISLLSIDPPVDV, encoded by the coding sequence GTGACTTCTACCCCAATATTGCCAACACGTCAAACAAACCCAAGTCGAACTATTACCACATCTACCCAAGGTTCGACTTTGGCGGACATTCTCGAAAGAGTTTTAGATAAAGGTATTGTCATTGCTGGTGATATATCTGTATCTATTGCTTCTACCGAACTTCTACATATTCGTATTCGCTTGTTAATTTCCTCCGTTGATAAAGCTAAAGAGATGGGTATCAATTGGTGGGAAAATGACCCTTATCTCAGCACTAAGGCGCAAAGTCTGGTTGAAGAAAACCAACGACTCCAACAGCGCCTAGAGAGCTTGGAAGCGCAAATGAACGTAATGAAATCAGCAATAGAAGAAGGGCAACTAACCTTAGCTAATACGGAAGCTAGTTTTGAGGAAGAGAAGCAAAAAGTGATACCATTATCCATAGATAACACCATAGAAGAAGAGGAGGAATCTGTCATAGAAGAGGAGCAATTGACTTTAGCTAATACGGAAAATATTTCTGGGGAAATAGAGCAAGAAAGTATATCATTGTTATCCATAGATCCCCCCGTTGATGTCTAA
- a CDS encoding gas vesicle protein K gives MDMVDTPINNSQDLLTTGSKSKNEAGLAPLLLTLLELVRQLMEAQVIRRMEQECLSESELERAAESLQKLEEQILHLCEIFEINPDELNVNLGDFGTLLPPPGSYYPGEPSNNPSILELLDRLLNTGIVVEGEIDIGIAELDLIHAKLQLVLTSKPIGAIKSEET, from the coding sequence ATGGACATGGTTGACACTCCAATTAATAATTCTCAAGATTTACTAACTACTGGTTCTAAATCCAAGAATGAAGCGGGTTTAGCTCCTTTATTGTTGACGTTACTAGAATTGGTGCGTCAACTAATGGAAGCTCAAGTAATTCGGCGGATGGAACAAGAATGCTTGAGCGAATCAGAGTTGGAGCGAGCAGCAGAAAGTTTACAAAAGTTGGAAGAGCAAATTTTACATTTGTGTGAAATATTTGAAATTAATCCAGATGAGTTAAATGTAAATTTAGGAGATTTTGGTACTCTTTTGCCTCCTCCAGGATCTTATTATCCAGGAGAACCTAGTAACAATCCTTCTATATTGGAATTACTGGATCGGCTTTTAAATACGGGAATTGTTGTAGAGGGTGAAATAGATATAGGTATAGCTGAGTTGGATCTGATTCATGCTAAATTGCAGTTAGTTCTGACCTCCAAACCAATTGGAGCAATTAAATCAGAAGAAACATAG
- a CDS encoding GvpL/GvpF family gas vesicle protein, with protein sequence MNFGLYLYGIFPESIPNSLELKGLDGQTVQSQVVDGFTFLYSEACQEKYLASRRNLLAHERVLEEAMKAGFHTLLPLRFGLVVKDWEEINRQLIQLYKQQLEELFSKLAGQREVSIKILWNTKSEVQAMMESNPDLKQQRDKMEGKNLSMEEIIGIGQLIESNLQARKEAVIQAFLEELNPLATEVIESEPMNEEMIYNAAFLIPWNSESVFSERVEAIDQKFGDRLRIRYNNFTAPYTFAQLVSE encoded by the coding sequence ATGAATTTTGGTCTTTATTTGTACGGTATTTTCCCTGAATCAATTCCTAATTCTCTGGAACTTAAAGGATTAGATGGACAAACTGTTCAGAGTCAAGTAGTTGATGGATTTACTTTTTTATATTCAGAAGCTTGTCAAGAAAAATATTTAGCTTCTCGCCGAAATTTATTGGCTCATGAAAGAGTTTTAGAAGAAGCAATGAAGGCGGGATTTCATACGCTTCTACCTTTGCGCTTTGGATTAGTTGTTAAAGATTGGGAAGAAATTAATAGACAACTTATTCAACTATATAAGCAGCAGTTAGAAGAATTATTTAGCAAGTTAGCAGGACAAAGAGAAGTAAGTATTAAGATTCTTTGGAATACTAAGTCTGAAGTCCAAGCAATGATGGAATCTAATCCAGATTTAAAACAGCAGCGGGACAAGATGGAAGGGAAAAACTTAAGCATGGAAGAGATTATTGGTATTGGGCAGTTAATTGAAAGTAATTTGCAGGCTCGTAAAGAAGCTGTAATTCAAGCTTTCTTGGAGGAATTAAATCCTTTAGCAACAGAGGTGATAGAAAGTGAACCGATGAATGAAGAAATGATATACAATGCTGCATTTCTCATTCCTTGGAACAGCGAATCTGTATTTAGTGAGCGCGTGGAAGCTATTGATCAGAAATTTGGCGATCGCCTACGTATTCGTTACAATAATTTTACTGCTCCCTACACATTCGCACAGCTTGTTTCTGAGTAG